A single genomic interval of Xiphophorus couchianus chromosome 2, X_couchianus-1.0, whole genome shotgun sequence harbors:
- the LOC114158978 gene encoding uncharacterized protein LOC114158978, translating to MDMQGKWSQSLLEDCNLLLLMHLMELQEGQALALLQVLLRRDSQAAQALREKYEAELQTQRFPNLLHLLMADDPLIPGSMLAKNINNEQVTSESSCTGEVENIYAESVPTTTTDLTNEPSRESVEVPTAGGSAKQEVCSGCGAIMEELPYLEILYVPDAQANAPTPEAGAGREEEINTNLECFDKQGSLIPLAWSKPPEDDADHKAEEGDGEAEKYQDTLSSLGTQGQSTQFEEVVQKRDSKVVDTLAQYDAQFADQQLKKVENPIPDQPSEGEADTEIDPRSLAENLLEVQPRVSRDSFGCIADGASGHTVSTSREMTESELWDIRGSELSDNEEMIHSQESTQIASSLSGRTTMLETDQLERKELMRDQVSAVERERTMRSLVDMQRKFEKKHQRDKERQMFRVQERLSIILNRKAEEDLLGLKHTDRLKHLTEDLPLEDKTQQKTVVKERLEQLRRERSYLMQSKRDRNTTGFKELLAPVALNNNETEDEAS from the exons ATGGACATGCAGGGAAAATGGTCACAATCTCTGCTGGAGGACTGCAACCTGCTCCTTCTGATGCATCTGATGGAGCTTCAGGAGGGCCAAGCTTTAGCATTGCTGCAAGTGCTTCTACGTCGG GATTCACAGGCAGCCCAAGCtctgagagaaaaatatgaaGCTGAATTACAAACCCAACGCTTCCCCAACCTGCTCCATCTCCTGATGGCAGATGATCCTCTAATCCCTGGCTCTATGTTagctaaaaacatcaacaatgagCAGGTCACATCTGAATCATCCTGCACAGGAGaagttgaaaacatttatgcagAATCAGTTCCCACTACAACTACTGACTTAACTAATGAACCAAGCAGGGAAAGTGTAGAAGTCCCAACTGCTGGAGGTTCTGCTAAACAGGAAGTCTGCTCAG GTTGTGGGGCGATCATGGAGGAGCTACCCTATTTGGAGATCCTGTATGTGCCTGATGCACAGGCCAATGCTCCAACTCCAGAGGCTGGAGCAGGTAGggaagaagaaataaacacaaatcttgagtgttttgataaacAGGGATCCCTGATCCCCCTTGCTTGGAGCAAACCTCCTGAGGATGATGCAGACCAtaaggcagaggagggagatgGAGAAGCTGAAAAGTATCAGGACACCCTGAGCAGTCTAGGAACCCAAGGTCAGTCCACACAATTTGAAGAGGTGGTTCAGAAGAGAGACAGCAAAGTGGTGGACACTCTGGCTCAGTATGATGCACAGTTTGCAGATCAGCAGTTGAAGAAAGTAGAG AATCCAATCCCAGACCAACCAAGTGAAGGAGAAGCTGATACTGAAATTGATCCACGCTCACTTGCAGAAAACCTGCTGGAGGTACAGCCGCGTGTTTCTAGGGATTCCTTCGGCTGTATTGCTGATGGAGCATCTGGTCACACAGTCAGCACCAGCAGAGAGATGACCGAGTCTGAACTCTGGGACATCAGAGGGTCAGAACTCTCTGATAATGAGGAAATGATTCATTCTCAAGAATCAACA CAGATAGCATCCAGTCTCTCTGGAAGAACCACAATGTTGGAAACGGATCAATTGGAACGGAAAGAGCTGATGAGAGATCAAGTGTCAGCAGTGGAAAGAGAGAGAACTATGCGCAGCTTGGTGGACATGCAAagaaagtttgaaaagaaacaccaaagagacaaagagagacAGATGTTTAGG GTTCAGGAGCGTCTCTCCATCATCCTcaacagaaaagcagaagaagactTGCTTGGTCTTAAACACACAGACAGGCTAAAGCATCTCACGGAAGATCTACCGCTG GAGGACAAGACTCAGCAGAAGACTGTTGTTAAAGAGCGACTGGAGCAACTCAGAAGAGAGCGCTCCTATCTCATGCAGTCAAAAAGAGACAG GAATACGACAGGATTTAAGGAACTTCTAGCTCCTGTTGCTCTGAACAACAATGAGACGGAAGATGAAGCAAGCTGA
- the dnaja2b gene encoding dnaJ homolog subfamily A member 2b encodes MANVADTRLYDILGVSPSASENELKKAYRKLAKEYHPDKNPDAGDKFKEISFAYEVLTNPEKKELYDRYGEQGLREGGGGGPGMDDIFSHIFGGGLFGFMGGRGSRSNGGKRRGDDMVHPLKVSLEDLYNGKTTKLQLSKNVLCSACNGQGGKAGAVQKCVTCRGRGMKIMIRQLAPGMVQQMQSVCTDCNGEGEVINEKDRCRKCEGQKVCKETKLLEVHVDKGMKHGQKITFSGEADQAPGVEPGDIVLVLQEKDHEEFRRDGSDLHMVQRIGLVEALCGFQITITHLDGRQLLVKYPPGKVIEPGCIRVVKGEGMPQYRNPFEKGDLYIKFDVQFPESNWISPEKLNDLENLLPARADNPDIAADAEEVDLAEFDRSQGSGSGGRREAYNDSSDDEGGHHGPGVQCAHQ; translated from the exons ATGGCGAACGTTGCGGACACTAGGCTATACGACATCCTCGGAGTTTCACCTTCTGCCTCTGAAAACGAACTAAAAAAG GCTTATCGGAAATTGGCTAAAGAGTATCATCCTGACAAGAATCCTGATGCTGGTGACAAG tttaaagAAATAAGTTTTGCTTATGAAGTGTTGACAAACCCTGAGAAGAAGGAGCTTTATGATCGCTATGGAGAACAGGGTCTTCGGGAGGGAGGCGGCGGCGGACCCGGCATGGATGATATCTTCTCCCACATTTTTGGCGGAGGACTCTTCGGGTTCATGGGCGGCCGGGGAAGTCGAAGCAATGGAGGCAAGAGGAGAGGAGATGATATGGTGCATCCTCTGAA AGTCTCTCTCGAAGACCTGTACAATGGAAAAACTACAAAGCTGCAGCTCAGTAAGAATGTGTTATGTAGTGCCTGCAATGG TCAAGGGGGTAAGGCAGGAGCAGTACAGAAGTGTGTGAcatgcagaggaagaggaatgAAAATCATGATCAGACAGCTGGCCCCAGGGATGGTGCAGCAAATGCAGTCTGTCTGCACCGACTGCAACGGAGAGG GTGAGGTGATAAATGAGAAGGACCGCTGCAGAAAGTGCGAGGGTCAGAAGGTTTGCAAGGAGACAAAACTTCTGGAAGTTCATGTGGACAAAGGCATGAAGCATGGCCAGAAGATCACATTCTCTGGGGAAGCTGACCAAGCACCAGGTGTTGAACCAGGAGACATCGTTCTGGTACTTCAAGAGAAAGACCATGAG GAGTTCCGACGTGATGGCAGTGACCTTCACATGGTCCAACGCATTGGCCTTGTCGAAGCTCTGTGTGGCTTCCAGATCACCATCACACACTTGGATGGACGTCAGCTGCTGGTTAAATATCCACCTGGCAAGGTCATTGAGCcag gtTGTATTCGAGTGGTGAAAGGAGAGGGAATGCCTCAGTACAGAAATCCATTTGAAAAAGGAGATCTTTACATCAAGTTTGACGTTCAGTTCCCAGAAAGCAACTGGATCAGCCCTGAAAAACTCAAT GACTTGGAGAACCTTCTTCCAGCCCGAGCTGACAATCCTGACATCGCTGCAGatgctgaagaagttgatcttGCAGAATTTGACAGAAGTCAAGGGTCTGGCAGTGGAGGCAGGAGAGAGGCGTATAATGATAGTTCTGATGATGAAGGGGGCCATCACGGCCCCGGGGTGCAGTGCGCGCACCAGTAG